A genomic region of Barnesiella viscericola DSM 18177 contains the following coding sequences:
- a CDS encoding lysophospholipid acyltransferase family protein, producing the protein MKKETLQNILYSPLYLWFKLHALLPMRVLYLLADLLYYPLYYVVHYRRKLVFENLRNSFPDKSDRELRQLEKRFYRHFCDYVVETIKLLHISDSEMRRRMVFEQTDIIDRLFDQNRSIIILLGHFGNWEWVPSVTLWIHHPEAISGQIYRPLNNKWFDRFFLKLRSRFGTVCIAKKDTLRAILQMKRSGRPSITGFMSDQTPSPANIHHWARFLSQDSPVLTGYEKIARKADFAVLYFDVEMVKRGYYKATIREIALHPNELPEFEITDRYTALMEQTIMRKPWGWLWTHKRWKYKHENFPNT; encoded by the coding sequence ATGAAAAAAGAGACGCTCCAAAATATCCTCTACTCGCCGCTCTACCTCTGGTTCAAGCTGCATGCGCTGCTGCCCATGCGAGTGCTCTACCTGCTGGCCGACCTGCTCTACTACCCGCTCTACTACGTGGTGCACTACCGCCGCAAGCTGGTGTTCGAGAACCTGCGCAACTCTTTCCCCGACAAGAGCGACCGGGAGTTGCGGCAGCTCGAAAAGCGATTCTACCGCCACTTCTGCGACTACGTCGTAGAGACGATAAAGCTGCTGCACATCTCCGACAGCGAGATGCGTCGCCGCATGGTATTCGAGCAGACCGACATCATCGACCGCCTGTTTGACCAGAACCGCTCCATCATCATTCTGCTGGGCCACTTCGGCAACTGGGAGTGGGTACCCTCCGTCACCCTGTGGATACACCACCCCGAAGCCATCTCGGGCCAGATATACCGCCCGTTGAACAACAAATGGTTCGACCGCTTCTTCCTGAAACTGCGCTCCCGCTTCGGCACCGTCTGCATCGCCAAGAAAGATACCCTGCGGGCCATCTTGCAGATGAAACGCTCGGGCCGTCCCTCCATCACCGGCTTCATGTCGGACCAGACCCCCTCGCCGGCCAACATTCACCACTGGGCCCGATTCCTCTCACAGGACTCGCCCGTGCTCACCGGCTACGAAAAGATTGCCCGCAAGGCCGACTTTGCCGTGCTCTACTTCGATGTCGAGATGGTGAAACGGGGATACTACAAGGCTACAATCCGGGAGATTGCCCTGCACCCCAACGAGTTGCCCGAGTTTGAAATCACCGACCGCTATACCGCCCTGATGGAGCAGACCATCATGCGCAAACCCTGGGGGTGGCTCTGGACCCACAAACGCTGGAAATACAAACACGAAAACTTTCCCAATACCTGA
- the mtaB gene encoding tRNA (N(6)-L-threonylcarbamoyladenosine(37)-C(2))-methylthiotransferase MtaB, translating into MIDVNTFQDKTAAYYTLGCKLNFAETSTIGKMLEAHGIRKVRPGEKADICVINTCSVTELADKKCRQTIRRIARQHPQAFIVVTGCYAQLKPDEIAHIPDVDLVLGAEQKLDILQYLGDLHKQESGHVVTTPTRDIRKFSPSCSRGDRTRYFLKVQDGCDYFCTYCTIPFARGRSRSGTIEQLTAQAREVAAAGGKEIVITGVNIGDFGKQTGETFLDLIKSLDQVEGIAHYRISSIEPNLLTDEIIAFVATSKRFAPHFHIPLQSGSDTVLKLMHRHYDTALFAHKIETIRRLLPDAFIGVDLITGVRGETEELFEESRRFVEGLDISQLHVFTYSERPGTQALKIEPVVPIPERHERCRRMLEISERKLHDFYTRFQGSTRPVLFEQPRKGAPMHGFTDNYIRVEMPYRKEWVNTCRPVRLGDFNAAGDALIATEI; encoded by the coding sequence ATGATCGATGTAAATACATTTCAAGATAAAACCGCGGCCTACTACACCCTGGGTTGCAAACTCAATTTTGCCGAGACCTCTACCATTGGGAAGATGCTCGAAGCGCACGGCATTCGCAAGGTACGTCCGGGCGAGAAAGCCGACATCTGTGTCATCAACACCTGCTCGGTGACCGAACTGGCCGACAAGAAGTGCCGGCAGACCATTCGCCGGATTGCCCGGCAACACCCGCAGGCCTTTATCGTCGTGACCGGCTGCTATGCCCAGCTCAAACCCGACGAGATTGCCCATATACCCGACGTGGACCTGGTGTTGGGTGCCGAACAGAAACTCGACATCTTGCAATATCTGGGCGACCTGCACAAACAGGAATCGGGTCATGTAGTCACTACCCCTACCCGCGACATTCGCAAGTTCTCGCCCTCCTGTTCGCGGGGCGACCGCACCCGCTACTTCTTGAAGGTGCAGGACGGGTGCGACTACTTCTGTACCTACTGCACCATACCCTTTGCCCGGGGACGCAGTCGCAGCGGCACCATCGAACAGCTCACCGCTCAGGCCCGCGAGGTAGCGGCTGCCGGGGGCAAGGAGATTGTCATCACGGGGGTAAACATCGGTGACTTCGGCAAACAGACGGGCGAGACCTTCCTCGACCTCATCAAGTCGCTCGACCAGGTCGAGGGTATCGCCCACTACCGCATCTCCTCGATAGAGCCCAACCTGCTCACCGACGAGATTATCGCCTTCGTCGCCACCTCGAAACGCTTTGCCCCCCACTTTCACATACCGTTGCAGTCGGGCAGCGACACGGTGCTGAAACTGATGCACCGCCACTACGACACCGCGCTGTTCGCCCACAAGATTGAGACCATTCGCCGCCTGCTGCCCGACGCCTTTATCGGGGTCGACCTCATCACCGGGGTACGGGGCGAGACCGAAGAGCTGTTCGAGGAGAGCCGCCGCTTTGTCGAGGGGCTCGACATCTCTCAGCTGCACGTCTTTACCTACTCCGAGCGGCCCGGCACGCAGGCGTTGAAAATCGAGCCGGTCGTGCCCATTCCCGAGCGACACGAACGCTGCCGCCGCATGCTCGAAATATCGGAACGGAAACTGCACGACTTCTACACCCGATTCCAGGGGTCGACACGCCCCGTGCTGTTCGAGCAACCGCGCAAGGGGGCTCCCATGCACGGCTTCACCGACAACTACATACGGGTGGAGATGCCCTACCGCAAAGAGTGGGTCAACACCTGCCGACCGGTGCGGCTGGGCGATTTCAACGCGGCAGGCGATGCGCTCATTGCCACTGAAATATAA
- a CDS encoding AMP-binding protein has protein sequence MISENFIKIYESSFRENWDLPALTDYNEQRTYTYQDMAREIAKLHILFRHCQIRRGDKIALVGKNTPNWCIAFMATVSYGAILVPILQEFNPHDIHHIINHSDSVLLFVGENIWENIEMEKLPEVRAAISLQDFSCLVQRDGEEIAKCLRDMKRRFKNTYPNGFSRDDIRYADLDNDKVVLINYTSGTTGFSKGVMLTGNNLAGNVMFGIRSHLHYKGSKCISFLPLAHAYGCAFDLLVPLAVGTHITLLGKIPSPKILLKALEEVRPNLIICVPLILEKIYKKQIQPLLNKTPMRWALNIPILDNRIYGQVRKKLIDAFGGRFEEVIVGGAPINREVEQFLHKIKFPFTVGYGMTECAPLVSYTSHREFRPGSAGRTLFGYVETKIDSLDPENIPGEICVRGEHVMKGYYKNEEATKAVLDEDGWLHTGDMGTMTPDGTIYIKGRSKTMILTSNGQNIYPEEIEAKLNNMPFVMESLVVERDGKLVALVCPDYDAMDSYGVSNHDLPMAMEEVRGNLNKMLAPYEQITRIQLYPNEFEKTPKRSIKRYLYDN, from the coding sequence ATGATTTCTGAAAATTTCATTAAGATATACGAGTCGAGTTTTCGTGAAAACTGGGACTTGCCGGCGTTGACCGACTATAACGAACAGCGCACCTATACCTATCAGGACATGGCTCGCGAGATAGCCAAATTGCATATCCTCTTCCGCCATTGCCAAATCAGGCGAGGCGACAAAATCGCCCTCGTGGGGAAAAACACCCCCAACTGGTGCATCGCCTTTATGGCCACGGTATCGTATGGCGCCATTCTGGTACCCATCTTGCAGGAGTTCAATCCGCACGACATACACCACATTATCAACCACTCCGACTCGGTATTGCTCTTCGTGGGCGAGAACATCTGGGAGAATATCGAGATGGAGAAACTGCCCGAGGTGCGTGCCGCCATTTCGCTGCAAGATTTCTCGTGCCTCGTGCAACGCGACGGCGAGGAGATAGCCAAGTGTCTGCGCGACATGAAACGCCGTTTCAAGAATACCTATCCGAACGGGTTCAGCCGCGACGACATTCGCTATGCCGACCTCGACAACGACAAGGTGGTACTCATCAACTACACCTCGGGGACGACCGGATTCAGCAAGGGCGTCATGCTCACGGGCAACAACCTGGCGGGTAATGTGATGTTCGGCATTCGGTCGCACCTGCACTACAAGGGGAGCAAGTGCATCTCGTTCCTGCCGTTGGCTCATGCCTATGGTTGTGCATTCGACCTGCTGGTGCCGTTGGCCGTGGGTACGCACATCACTCTTCTGGGAAAAATTCCTTCGCCCAAAATTCTGTTGAAGGCGTTGGAGGAGGTTCGTCCCAACCTGATAATCTGTGTGCCGCTTATTCTCGAAAAGATATACAAGAAGCAGATACAACCGCTGCTCAACAAGACTCCCATGCGCTGGGCGTTGAACATACCCATTCTCGACAACCGCATCTACGGGCAGGTGAGAAAGAAACTGATCGATGCCTTCGGTGGCCGCTTCGAAGAGGTGATTGTGGGCGGTGCCCCCATCAACCGCGAGGTGGAGCAGTTCCTGCACAAAATCAAGTTCCCCTTTACCGTGGGCTATGGCATGACCGAGTGTGCCCCGCTGGTGAGCTACACGTCGCACCGCGAGTTCCGTCCCGGATCGGCCGGCCGCACGCTGTTCGGGTATGTCGAGACCAAAATCGATTCGCTTGACCCGGAGAATATTCCCGGCGAAATCTGCGTGCGGGGCGAGCATGTGATGAAGGGCTATTACAAGAACGAGGAGGCTACCAAAGCCGTGCTCGATGAAGACGGGTGGCTGCACACCGGCGACATGGGTACCATGACCCCCGATGGCACCATCTACATCAAGGGCCGCAGCAAAACGATGATTCTTACCTCGAACGGGCAGAACATCTACCCCGAGGAGATTGAGGCCAAGTTGAACAACATGCCCTTCGTGATGGAGAGCCTGGTAGTCGAGCGTGACGGAAAACTGGTGGCGCTCGTCTGTCCCGATTACGACGCCATGGACAGTTACGGCGTGTCTAACCACGATTTGCCCATGGCCATGGAAGAAGTTCGGGGCAATCTCAACAAAATGTTGGCTCCCTACGAGCAGATTACCCGAATCCAACTCTATCCGAATGAATTTGAGAAGACCCCGAAGCGTAGCATAAAGCGCTATTTATATGATAATTGA
- a CDS encoding PG1828 family lipoprotein: MKKLVLFFAVAFAMSFASCGNKAAESTEAVDSVAVVEEVAVEAVDSAAVDSAAADTTVEAAAVVAE; this comes from the coding sequence ATGAAAAAGTTAGTTTTGTTCTTCGCTGTTGCTTTTGCAATGTCTTTCGCTTCTTGTGGTAATAAAGCCGCTGAGTCTACTGAAGCTGTTGATAGCGTTGCTGTTGTAGAAGAAGTTGCTGTTGAAGCAGTTGATTCTGCCGCTGTTGACTCTGCTGCTGCTGATACTACTGTAGAAGCTGCTGCTGTTGTTGCTGAATAA
- a CDS encoding alkaline phosphatase, which translates to MKRNAQKWVLTLVILLISTTLLSAKTPKYIFYCIGDGMSFAHVMATQLYYEHGNNPNGKESLAILDFPVRSAIRTYANNSLITCSAAAGTALATGHRTNIDFVGIDPEGKPLTSIAKQLRDKGYAIGIVTSGQIDDATPAAFYASQMRKDAYLIGRDGADSQFDYLAGSALKQPYGKDQKQPSLYDYYRQKGYTICRGIDGFDAQADKVLLLDADTTLRSWLPYVIERDPEAMGLEFMVKTGIDKLSREKGKKGFFMMIEGASIDHASHPCDIATAVKEGAEFDRCVKLTYEFYRQHPDETLIIVTADHETGGLTLGETSMKPFHWEYVNYQKMSKESLSNLFQRLRKTGEIDTWEKARKILAENTGLWDKIPVNAGEEAKLMQCYYETIVKKNSEQEITLYSRNEPLVAEAIALLARKIGVGWTTFSHTGSFVPLYAIGCQAQQFGTLNDNTEIPNTIRKIMKIK; encoded by the coding sequence ATGAAAAGGAATGCACAAAAATGGGTTTTAACTCTGGTTATCCTACTCATCTCCACTACCTTATTGTCGGCCAAGACCCCCAAATACATCTTTTACTGTATCGGCGACGGCATGAGCTTCGCCCACGTCATGGCCACCCAACTCTACTACGAACACGGCAACAACCCCAACGGCAAGGAGTCGCTCGCCATTCTCGACTTCCCGGTGCGGTCGGCCATCAGGACCTACGCCAACAACAGCCTCATCACCTGCTCGGCCGCAGCGGGTACGGCACTGGCTACCGGCCATAGGACCAACATCGATTTTGTGGGTATCGACCCCGAGGGGAAACCGCTCACCTCAATCGCCAAACAGCTGCGCGACAAAGGTTATGCCATCGGCATCGTGACCAGCGGACAAATCGACGACGCCACTCCGGCCGCCTTCTATGCCTCGCAAATGCGCAAAGATGCCTACCTCATCGGGCGCGACGGTGCCGACAGCCAGTTCGATTATCTGGCCGGCAGCGCCCTGAAACAGCCCTACGGCAAGGACCAGAAACAACCTTCGCTCTACGACTACTACCGTCAAAAGGGCTACACAATATGCCGGGGTATCGACGGCTTCGATGCCCAGGCCGACAAGGTTCTCCTGCTCGATGCCGACACAACGCTGCGCTCTTGGCTGCCCTACGTCATCGAACGTGACCCCGAAGCCATGGGTTTGGAATTTATGGTCAAGACCGGTATCGACAAACTCAGCCGGGAAAAGGGGAAGAAGGGTTTCTTCATGATGATCGAGGGGGCCAGCATCGACCACGCCTCGCACCCCTGCGACATTGCTACTGCCGTGAAAGAGGGTGCCGAGTTTGACCGCTGTGTCAAGTTGACCTACGAGTTCTACCGACAACACCCCGACGAAACCCTCATCATCGTGACGGCCGACCATGAAACCGGCGGACTCACCTTGGGCGAAACCAGTATGAAACCTTTCCACTGGGAGTATGTTAACTACCAGAAGATGTCCAAAGAGTCGCTCTCAAATCTGTTCCAACGCCTGAGAAAGACGGGTGAAATCGACACCTGGGAAAAGGCTCGGAAAATCCTGGCCGAGAATACCGGGTTGTGGGACAAGATTCCCGTGAATGCCGGCGAAGAGGCGAAACTCATGCAATGCTACTACGAGACCATCGTCAAGAAGAACTCCGAACAGGAGATTACGCTATACTCCCGCAACGAACCGCTCGTAGCCGAAGCCATCGCTCTGTTGGCCCGAAAAATAGGTGTAGGGTGGACCACCTTCTCGCACACCGGCAGTTTCGTTCCCCTCTATGCCATCGGCTGCCAGGCCCAACAGTTCGGCACCTTGAACGACAACACCGAGATTCCCAACACGATACGCAAAATCATGAAAATAAAATAA
- a CDS encoding dihydroorotase: MGKTIIKNGTIINDGERFTGSVVIDGVCIDSIIRGELPETVAGTAQRIIDATGKWVLPGAIDDQVHFREPGLTHKAEIATESVAAVAGGVTSFMDMPNTKPQTTTLEALDWKYERAAQVSPANYSFYIGATNDNFEVLKQVDFSQVCGVKIFMGSSTGNMLVDNEKTLRRIFAEIPALIAVHCEEEHIIQANRKYYTERFGEELPIFFHPLIRSAEACYASSSRAAELASQYGTRLHLLHLSTAREMSLLDAAPLAQKRITGEVCVHYLWFDDNDYAQYGNRIKWNPAIKTCGDRKALLEALRNNRLDVVATDHAPHLWSEKQGSCLKAASGGPLVQHSLQVMLELSQRGEFPLERVVEKMCHAPAQLYRIERRGYLRPGYYADLVVVDPHKPYTVTRDNILSKCGWSPFEGHTFPSSIERTFVNGNEVFAEGRLLNRTPGKRLTFHPETVED; this comes from the coding sequence ATGGGCAAAACGATTATCAAAAACGGCACAATCATAAACGACGGCGAACGGTTTACGGGTTCGGTCGTCATCGACGGGGTGTGTATCGACAGCATCATTCGGGGTGAACTGCCCGAAACGGTGGCTGGCACTGCCCAACGCATCATCGACGCTACGGGCAAATGGGTGCTGCCCGGTGCTATCGACGACCAGGTGCATTTCAGAGAACCGGGGCTTACCCACAAGGCCGAAATCGCCACCGAGTCGGTAGCCGCGGTGGCCGGTGGTGTCACCTCGTTCATGGATATGCCCAACACCAAACCTCAGACGACCACACTCGAAGCCCTCGATTGGAAATATGAGCGGGCTGCCCAGGTGTCACCGGCCAACTACTCGTTCTACATCGGTGCCACCAACGATAATTTCGAGGTGCTCAAACAGGTTGATTTCTCACAAGTGTGCGGCGTGAAAATCTTCATGGGCTCGTCGACCGGCAACATGCTTGTCGATAACGAAAAGACACTGCGCCGCATCTTTGCCGAGATTCCCGCCCTCATCGCCGTGCATTGCGAAGAGGAGCACATCATACAGGCCAACCGAAAGTACTACACCGAGCGGTTCGGCGAGGAGTTGCCCATCTTCTTCCACCCCCTTATCCGCAGTGCCGAGGCCTGCTATGCCTCGTCGTCACGGGCAGCCGAACTGGCCTCGCAATATGGCACCCGGCTGCACCTGCTACATCTCTCGACGGCCCGCGAGATGTCGCTGCTCGATGCGGCGCCCCTCGCCCAGAAACGCATTACCGGCGAGGTGTGTGTGCACTACCTCTGGTTCGACGACAACGACTATGCCCAATACGGCAACCGCATCAAATGGAATCCTGCCATCAAGACCTGCGGCGACCGCAAAGCCTTGCTCGAAGCCCTGCGCAACAATCGTCTCGATGTGGTAGCAACCGACCACGCCCCGCACCTGTGGAGCGAGAAGCAGGGCTCATGCCTCAAAGCGGCCTCGGGTGGTCCCCTGGTACAGCACTCCCTGCAAGTGATGCTCGAACTGTCGCAACGGGGCGAGTTCCCGCTCGAACGGGTTGTCGAGAAGATGTGCCATGCCCCGGCTCAACTCTACCGCATAGAGCGACGCGGCTATCTGCGCCCCGGCTACTATGCCGACCTCGTGGTGGTCGATCCCCACAAGCCCTACACCGTTACCCGCGACAACATCTTGTCGAAATGCGGGTGGTCGCCCTTCGAGGGGCACACTTTCCCCTCCTCAATCGAACGGACCTTTGTCAACGGCAACGAGGTGTTTGCCGAGGGGCGGCTTCTGAACCGCACCCCGGGCAAACGACTCACCTTCCACCCCGAAACAGTCGAAGACTAA
- a CDS encoding polyprenol monophosphomannose synthase, translating to MDPVAPSRSDCIVLIPTYNEKENIAAIIHAVFELPRSFHILIIDDNSPDGTADIVRSLQKQFPGALHMLERPGKQGLGTAYITGFKWAIARGYEYIFEMDADFSHNPQDLMNLLAACKTGGADVAIGSRYVTGVNVVNWPMGRVMMSYFASKYVRFITGMKIHDTTAGFVCYRRRVLETIGLDSIRFKGYAFQIEMKFTAYKCGFVIKEVPIIFINRVLGESKMNSSIFGEAVFGVIKLKIDSWFRKYPKR from the coding sequence ATGGACCCTGTTGCACCTTCGAGATCAGACTGTATCGTTCTCATTCCCACCTATAACGAGAAGGAGAATATTGCTGCAATTATCCATGCCGTATTCGAGTTGCCTCGCTCCTTTCATATCCTCATCATCGACGACAACTCGCCCGACGGGACTGCCGACATCGTGCGCTCGCTGCAAAAGCAGTTCCCCGGAGCACTCCACATGCTCGAACGCCCCGGCAAACAGGGACTGGGCACGGCCTATATCACGGGGTTCAAATGGGCTATTGCCCGCGGCTATGAGTATATCTTCGAAATGGATGCCGACTTTTCCCACAACCCGCAAGATCTGATGAACCTGCTGGCGGCCTGCAAGACCGGCGGTGCCGATGTGGCCATAGGCTCCCGTTACGTGACAGGGGTCAACGTGGTGAACTGGCCCATGGGGCGGGTGATGATGTCCTATTTCGCCTCGAAATATGTGCGCTTCATCACCGGCATGAAGATTCACGACACAACGGCAGGCTTCGTCTGCTATCGTCGCCGGGTGCTCGAAACCATCGGTCTCGACTCGATTCGGTTCAAGGGCTATGCCTTCCAGATCGAGATGAAATTCACCGCCTACAAGTGCGGATTTGTCATCAAGGAGGTGCCTATCATATTCATCAACCGGGTATTGGGCGAGAGCAAAATGAACAGCAGCATTTTCGGCGAGGCCGTATTCGGAGTCATCAAACTGAAAATAGACAGCTGGTTCCGCAAATATCCCAAACGGTAA
- a CDS encoding lipid A phosphoethanolamine transferase: MKHFNRLFTQRRIFWIFAVIMLVPNIFLCFTEHLPALFKVSYILIPGALYLVLLNLSRKPGITFWALLPLHFISAVQLVLLYLFGNSIIASDMFLNIFTTNSGEAFELLDKLAPAVVGVFVLYLPALALAVYSIRRSDTLSPLFRKRIFMLTMLMLGSGVLVYTPAHRKAPHRARLDNLYPINAFNNARFAVRSWEASKNYKRTSRDFNYHASSTRDPRQPEVYIFVIGETGRAGNWGLYGYERNTTPRLRARRDVIHFDDVLTQINATHKSVPLMLSPADALDFNQIYRQKSLISAFKQAGFRTAFISNQLHNSSFTDFFADEADCTQYLIAPKNKPHVLDDALLPVVDSLLRSGATKQLIVLHTYGSHFNYCERYPADCRVFTPDRISEINRKDRQAMINAYDNSIVATDRFLDQIIERLAQSGKTAAMLYLSDHGEDLLDDDRNRFLHASPVPTYYQLHVPFILWFSPQYAQQFPTEIQQARERHTTPFDSRVVFHTLLAIGGIDTDYRNDTLSLVSPSFHLDKRYYLGERNTPIPIQYLPFDEEDYRAFEHRGIAPR, encoded by the coding sequence ATGAAGCATTTTAATCGACTCTTCACACAACGGCGTATCTTCTGGATATTTGCGGTCATCATGCTGGTGCCCAACATATTCCTGTGCTTCACCGAGCATCTGCCCGCGCTGTTTAAGGTCTCGTATATCCTCATACCGGGAGCCCTCTATCTAGTGCTGCTCAACCTGTCGCGCAAACCGGGTATTACATTCTGGGCACTACTGCCGCTGCATTTCATCAGCGCCGTCCAACTGGTTTTGCTCTACCTCTTCGGGAACTCCATCATCGCCTCCGACATGTTCCTCAACATATTCACCACCAACAGCGGCGAAGCCTTCGAGTTGCTCGACAAGCTGGCCCCAGCCGTCGTGGGTGTATTCGTGCTCTACCTGCCGGCTCTGGCTCTGGCCGTCTACTCCATACGACGAAGCGACACCCTCTCTCCGCTCTTCCGAAAACGGATATTCATGCTGACCATGCTCATGCTGGGAAGCGGTGTACTGGTCTATACACCAGCCCATCGCAAAGCCCCACATCGGGCTCGGCTCGACAACCTTTACCCCATCAACGCCTTCAACAACGCCCGGTTTGCCGTGCGCAGTTGGGAGGCCTCCAAAAACTACAAACGCACCTCGCGCGACTTTAACTACCACGCCTCCTCGACCCGCGACCCCAGGCAACCCGAAGTCTATATCTTTGTCATCGGCGAGACAGGCCGAGCCGGGAACTGGGGACTCTACGGATACGAGCGCAACACCACTCCCCGACTGAGAGCCCGACGCGATGTAATTCACTTCGACGATGTGCTCACCCAAATCAACGCTACCCACAAGAGTGTACCCCTCATGCTCTCTCCGGCCGACGCACTCGATTTCAACCAAATCTACCGCCAAAAGAGCCTCATCTCCGCCTTCAAACAGGCCGGATTCCGCACGGCATTCATCTCCAACCAGCTGCACAACAGCTCGTTTACCGACTTCTTTGCCGACGAAGCCGACTGCACACAATATCTTATTGCCCCCAAAAACAAGCCTCACGTACTCGACGATGCGCTGTTGCCCGTTGTCGACTCACTGCTCCGCAGCGGAGCCACCAAGCAACTCATTGTGCTGCACACCTACGGATCTCATTTCAACTACTGCGAGCGATACCCGGCCGATTGCCGGGTATTCACCCCCGACCGTATCAGCGAGATAAACCGCAAAGACCGACAGGCCATGATCAATGCCTACGACAACTCGATTGTAGCAACCGACCGGTTTCTCGACCAGATAATCGAACGTCTCGCCCAAAGTGGCAAGACAGCGGCCATGCTCTACCTGTCGGACCACGGCGAGGACCTGCTCGACGACGACCGCAACCGGTTTCTGCACGCCTCACCCGTTCCCACCTACTACCAATTACATGTACCCTTTATCCTGTGGTTCTCGCCGCAGTATGCCCAACAATTCCCCACAGAGATACAACAGGCCCGGGAGCGCCACACCACCCCCTTCGACTCGCGGGTAGTCTTCCACACGCTGCTGGCCATCGGTGGTATCGACACCGACTATCGTAACGATACCCTCTCGCTCGTAAGCCCCTCGTTCCACCTCGACAAACGTTACTACCTGGGTGAGCGCAATACCCCGATACCGATACAGTATCTTCCTTTCGACGAGGAGGACTATCGGGCATTCGAGCACCGGGGAATTGCCCCTCGATAA